A window of the Garra rufa chromosome 10, GarRuf1.0, whole genome shotgun sequence genome harbors these coding sequences:
- the gpsm2 gene encoding G-protein-signaling modulator 2 isoform X1, with amino-acid sequence MAASSAVVSMQNENRSFVHYRMEASCLDLALEGERLCKVGDYNAGVSFFEAAMQVGTEDLQVLSAIYSQLGNAYFHLLDYSKALEFHHHDLTLTRTTGDRLGEAKASGNLGNTLKVLGRFDEAVVCCQIHLDIARELGDKVGQARALYNFGNVYHAKGKSICWSGAEPGDFPEEVMIALRKAAEYYEANLCIVKELGDRAAQGRTFGNLGNTYYLLGNFRDAVASHEQRLLIAKEFGDRSAERRAYCNLGNACIFLGEFERAAEHYRKALQLARQLKDLAVEAQACYSLGNTYTLLQDYERAIDYHLKHLIIAQDLNDRIGEGRACWSLGNAHTALGNHDQAMHFAEKHLEIAKETGDRSGELTARMNVSDLQMVLGLSYSTNNSVLSENKEIDYNLHGARPRMSRRHSMENLELMKLTPDKINANGQKWASDILFKQSKSSLAKSSSKLSFVNRLRGKKHKLQSSSNKILQDTSNTREAPQNKHGSTDMLGDEGFFDLLSRFQSNRMDDQRCAIQDGRSHLSVNSCSASPPTTPPSTIRKSFSESAASPGQEPFLRLLASAQGRRLDEQRAGTGNSLPGLRTLSEHSSTSNRQMILSQVMASTDATEPDDQFFDMLVKCQGSRLDDQRCAPPPPSSRGPTVPDEDFFSLIMRSQAKRMDEQRVTLPSCR; translated from the exons ATGGCTGCGAGCAGTGCAGTGGTTAGCATGCAGAATGAGAACCGGTCCTTTGTCCACTACAG GATGGAGGCATCCTGTTTGGACCTGGCTTTGGAGGGGGAGCGTCTCTGTAAAGTGGGGGATTACAATGCCGGCGTTTCTTTCTTCGAGGCCGCCATGCAGGTTGGCACAGAAGACCTGCAGGTTCTGAGTGCCATCTACAGTCAGCTGGGCAATGCCTACTTCCACTTGCTTGATTACAGCAAAGCTCTGGAGTTCCACCACCATGATCTCACACTAACTAG AACCACAGGGGATCGGCTTGGTGAGGCCAAAGCCAGCGGTAACCTGGGGAACACATTAAAGGTTTTGGGACGCTTTGATGAAGCGGTGGTCTGCTGCCAGATACATTTAGATATTGCCAGGGAACTGGGCGACAAG GTGGGGCAGGCCAGAGCACTTTATAATTTTGGAAACGTGTACCACGCCAAAGGGAAGAGCATCTGCTGGAGTGGAGCAGAACCTGGAGACTTTCCTGAGGAGGTCATGATAGCACTTAGAAAAGCCGCTGAGTACTACGA GGCAAACCTTTGTATCGTAAAGGAGCTCGGAGACAGGGCAGCACAGGGCCGAACTTTCGGAAACCTGGGCAACACATACTACCTTTTAGGAAACTTCAGGGATGCAGTGGCATCTCATGAACAG CGTTTGCTTATCGCTAAAGAGTTTGGTGACCGGTCTGCAGAAAGGAGAGCCTACTGCAACCTGGGAAACGCTTGTATATTCCTTGGGGAGTTTGAGAGGGCTGCAGAACATTACAG GAAAGCTCTACAGTTGGCACGGCAGCTAAAGGATCTGGCGGTGGAGGCTCAGGCCTGCTATAGTCTGGGCAACACATACACACTGCTGCAGGACTATGAAAGAGCTATCGACTACCATCTCAAACATCTCATCATCGCTCAGGACCTCAATGACAG GATCGGTGAGGGCAGGGCCTGCTGGAGTTTGGGAAATGCACATACAGCACTAGGGAATCATGACCAGGCCATGCACTTTGCAGAAAAGCACTTAGAAATCGCAAAAGAG ACTGGTGATCGTAGCGGGGAGCTCACTGCTCGCATGAACGTCTCAGATCTTCAGATGGTCCTCGGCCTTAGTTACAGCACAAACAATTCAGTACTTTCTGAGAACAAGGAGATCGACTACAATCTGCACG GAGCCAGACCCAGGATGAGCCGACGGCACAGTATGGAGAACCTAGAGCTGATGAAACTCACACCTGACAAGATCAATGCAAAT GGTCAGAAGTGGGCCAGTGACATCCTCTTCAAGCAGTCCAAATCCTCACTGGCCAAGTCATCCTCAAAGCTCTCCTTTGTCAATCGTTTGCGAGGAAAGAAGCACAAACTGCAGAGCAGCTCCAATAAAATCCTGCAGGATACCAGCAACACACGAGAAGCTCCTCAGAACAAA CATGGGAGTACTGACATGTTAGGAGACGAGGGCTTCTTTGACTTGCTGAGTCGTTTTCAGAGCAACAGGATGGATGACCAGCGGTGTGCCATACAGGATGGGAGGAGCCACCTGTCTGTCAATTCTTGTTCTGCCTCCCCACCGACCACACCACCCAGTACCATAAGGAAAT CATTCTCAGAGTCGGCTGCATCACCGGGTCAGGAGCCGTTCCTCAGGCTGTTGGCCAGCGCTCAGGGCCGAAGGCTGGATGAGCAGAGGGCAGGAACCGGAAACAGTCTGCCCGGCCTGCGCACCCTGTCCGAACACAGCAGCACTAGCAACAGACAGATGATCCTCAGCCAGGTCATGGCCAGCACAGATGCCACGGAGCCCGACGATCAGTTCTTTGACATGCTCGTCAAGTGTCAG GGGTCTCGTCTGGATGATCAGAGGTGTGCCCCTCCTCCGCCCTCCTCCCGTGGCCCCACTGTCCCAGATGAAGACTTCTTCAGCCTCATCATGCGTTCACAGGCCAAGAGGATGGACGAGCAGAGAGTCACACTGCCCTCCTGCCGCTGA
- the gpsm2 gene encoding G-protein-signaling modulator 2 isoform X2 — protein MPFTCPVFFDCVRRKSSRMEASCLDLALEGERLCKVGDYNAGVSFFEAAMQVGTEDLQVLSAIYSQLGNAYFHLLDYSKALEFHHHDLTLTRTTGDRLGEAKASGNLGNTLKVLGRFDEAVVCCQIHLDIARELGDKVGQARALYNFGNVYHAKGKSICWSGAEPGDFPEEVMIALRKAAEYYEANLCIVKELGDRAAQGRTFGNLGNTYYLLGNFRDAVASHEQRLLIAKEFGDRSAERRAYCNLGNACIFLGEFERAAEHYRKALQLARQLKDLAVEAQACYSLGNTYTLLQDYERAIDYHLKHLIIAQDLNDRIGEGRACWSLGNAHTALGNHDQAMHFAEKHLEIAKETGDRSGELTARMNVSDLQMVLGLSYSTNNSVLSENKEIDYNLHGARPRMSRRHSMENLELMKLTPDKINANGQKWASDILFKQSKSSLAKSSSKLSFVNRLRGKKHKLQSSSNKILQDTSNTREAPQNKHGSTDMLGDEGFFDLLSRFQSNRMDDQRCAIQDGRSHLSVNSCSASPPTTPPSTIRKSFSESAASPGQEPFLRLLASAQGRRLDEQRAGTGNSLPGLRTLSEHSSTSNRQMILSQVMASTDATEPDDQFFDMLVKCQGSRLDDQRCAPPPPSSRGPTVPDEDFFSLIMRSQAKRMDEQRVTLPSCR, from the exons ATGCCTTTCACATGTCCAGTTTTCTTTGATTGTGTGAGGCGTAAAAGCAGCAG GATGGAGGCATCCTGTTTGGACCTGGCTTTGGAGGGGGAGCGTCTCTGTAAAGTGGGGGATTACAATGCCGGCGTTTCTTTCTTCGAGGCCGCCATGCAGGTTGGCACAGAAGACCTGCAGGTTCTGAGTGCCATCTACAGTCAGCTGGGCAATGCCTACTTCCACTTGCTTGATTACAGCAAAGCTCTGGAGTTCCACCACCATGATCTCACACTAACTAG AACCACAGGGGATCGGCTTGGTGAGGCCAAAGCCAGCGGTAACCTGGGGAACACATTAAAGGTTTTGGGACGCTTTGATGAAGCGGTGGTCTGCTGCCAGATACATTTAGATATTGCCAGGGAACTGGGCGACAAG GTGGGGCAGGCCAGAGCACTTTATAATTTTGGAAACGTGTACCACGCCAAAGGGAAGAGCATCTGCTGGAGTGGAGCAGAACCTGGAGACTTTCCTGAGGAGGTCATGATAGCACTTAGAAAAGCCGCTGAGTACTACGA GGCAAACCTTTGTATCGTAAAGGAGCTCGGAGACAGGGCAGCACAGGGCCGAACTTTCGGAAACCTGGGCAACACATACTACCTTTTAGGAAACTTCAGGGATGCAGTGGCATCTCATGAACAG CGTTTGCTTATCGCTAAAGAGTTTGGTGACCGGTCTGCAGAAAGGAGAGCCTACTGCAACCTGGGAAACGCTTGTATATTCCTTGGGGAGTTTGAGAGGGCTGCAGAACATTACAG GAAAGCTCTACAGTTGGCACGGCAGCTAAAGGATCTGGCGGTGGAGGCTCAGGCCTGCTATAGTCTGGGCAACACATACACACTGCTGCAGGACTATGAAAGAGCTATCGACTACCATCTCAAACATCTCATCATCGCTCAGGACCTCAATGACAG GATCGGTGAGGGCAGGGCCTGCTGGAGTTTGGGAAATGCACATACAGCACTAGGGAATCATGACCAGGCCATGCACTTTGCAGAAAAGCACTTAGAAATCGCAAAAGAG ACTGGTGATCGTAGCGGGGAGCTCACTGCTCGCATGAACGTCTCAGATCTTCAGATGGTCCTCGGCCTTAGTTACAGCACAAACAATTCAGTACTTTCTGAGAACAAGGAGATCGACTACAATCTGCACG GAGCCAGACCCAGGATGAGCCGACGGCACAGTATGGAGAACCTAGAGCTGATGAAACTCACACCTGACAAGATCAATGCAAAT GGTCAGAAGTGGGCCAGTGACATCCTCTTCAAGCAGTCCAAATCCTCACTGGCCAAGTCATCCTCAAAGCTCTCCTTTGTCAATCGTTTGCGAGGAAAGAAGCACAAACTGCAGAGCAGCTCCAATAAAATCCTGCAGGATACCAGCAACACACGAGAAGCTCCTCAGAACAAA CATGGGAGTACTGACATGTTAGGAGACGAGGGCTTCTTTGACTTGCTGAGTCGTTTTCAGAGCAACAGGATGGATGACCAGCGGTGTGCCATACAGGATGGGAGGAGCCACCTGTCTGTCAATTCTTGTTCTGCCTCCCCACCGACCACACCACCCAGTACCATAAGGAAAT CATTCTCAGAGTCGGCTGCATCACCGGGTCAGGAGCCGTTCCTCAGGCTGTTGGCCAGCGCTCAGGGCCGAAGGCTGGATGAGCAGAGGGCAGGAACCGGAAACAGTCTGCCCGGCCTGCGCACCCTGTCCGAACACAGCAGCACTAGCAACAGACAGATGATCCTCAGCCAGGTCATGGCCAGCACAGATGCCACGGAGCCCGACGATCAGTTCTTTGACATGCTCGTCAAGTGTCAG GGGTCTCGTCTGGATGATCAGAGGTGTGCCCCTCCTCCGCCCTCCTCCCGTGGCCCCACTGTCCCAGATGAAGACTTCTTCAGCCTCATCATGCGTTCACAGGCCAAGAGGATGGACGAGCAGAGAGTCACACTGCCCTCCTGCCGCTGA
- the gpsm2 gene encoding G-protein-signaling modulator 2 isoform X3: MEASCLDLALEGERLCKVGDYNAGVSFFEAAMQVGTEDLQVLSAIYSQLGNAYFHLLDYSKALEFHHHDLTLTRTTGDRLGEAKASGNLGNTLKVLGRFDEAVVCCQIHLDIARELGDKVGQARALYNFGNVYHAKGKSICWSGAEPGDFPEEVMIALRKAAEYYEANLCIVKELGDRAAQGRTFGNLGNTYYLLGNFRDAVASHEQRLLIAKEFGDRSAERRAYCNLGNACIFLGEFERAAEHYRKALQLARQLKDLAVEAQACYSLGNTYTLLQDYERAIDYHLKHLIIAQDLNDRIGEGRACWSLGNAHTALGNHDQAMHFAEKHLEIAKETGDRSGELTARMNVSDLQMVLGLSYSTNNSVLSENKEIDYNLHGARPRMSRRHSMENLELMKLTPDKINANGQKWASDILFKQSKSSLAKSSSKLSFVNRLRGKKHKLQSSSNKILQDTSNTREAPQNKHGSTDMLGDEGFFDLLSRFQSNRMDDQRCAIQDGRSHLSVNSCSASPPTTPPSTIRKSFSESAASPGQEPFLRLLASAQGRRLDEQRAGTGNSLPGLRTLSEHSSTSNRQMILSQVMASTDATEPDDQFFDMLVKCQGSRLDDQRCAPPPPSSRGPTVPDEDFFSLIMRSQAKRMDEQRVTLPSCR, encoded by the exons ATGGAGGCATCCTGTTTGGACCTGGCTTTGGAGGGGGAGCGTCTCTGTAAAGTGGGGGATTACAATGCCGGCGTTTCTTTCTTCGAGGCCGCCATGCAGGTTGGCACAGAAGACCTGCAGGTTCTGAGTGCCATCTACAGTCAGCTGGGCAATGCCTACTTCCACTTGCTTGATTACAGCAAAGCTCTGGAGTTCCACCACCATGATCTCACACTAACTAG AACCACAGGGGATCGGCTTGGTGAGGCCAAAGCCAGCGGTAACCTGGGGAACACATTAAAGGTTTTGGGACGCTTTGATGAAGCGGTGGTCTGCTGCCAGATACATTTAGATATTGCCAGGGAACTGGGCGACAAG GTGGGGCAGGCCAGAGCACTTTATAATTTTGGAAACGTGTACCACGCCAAAGGGAAGAGCATCTGCTGGAGTGGAGCAGAACCTGGAGACTTTCCTGAGGAGGTCATGATAGCACTTAGAAAAGCCGCTGAGTACTACGA GGCAAACCTTTGTATCGTAAAGGAGCTCGGAGACAGGGCAGCACAGGGCCGAACTTTCGGAAACCTGGGCAACACATACTACCTTTTAGGAAACTTCAGGGATGCAGTGGCATCTCATGAACAG CGTTTGCTTATCGCTAAAGAGTTTGGTGACCGGTCTGCAGAAAGGAGAGCCTACTGCAACCTGGGAAACGCTTGTATATTCCTTGGGGAGTTTGAGAGGGCTGCAGAACATTACAG GAAAGCTCTACAGTTGGCACGGCAGCTAAAGGATCTGGCGGTGGAGGCTCAGGCCTGCTATAGTCTGGGCAACACATACACACTGCTGCAGGACTATGAAAGAGCTATCGACTACCATCTCAAACATCTCATCATCGCTCAGGACCTCAATGACAG GATCGGTGAGGGCAGGGCCTGCTGGAGTTTGGGAAATGCACATACAGCACTAGGGAATCATGACCAGGCCATGCACTTTGCAGAAAAGCACTTAGAAATCGCAAAAGAG ACTGGTGATCGTAGCGGGGAGCTCACTGCTCGCATGAACGTCTCAGATCTTCAGATGGTCCTCGGCCTTAGTTACAGCACAAACAATTCAGTACTTTCTGAGAACAAGGAGATCGACTACAATCTGCACG GAGCCAGACCCAGGATGAGCCGACGGCACAGTATGGAGAACCTAGAGCTGATGAAACTCACACCTGACAAGATCAATGCAAAT GGTCAGAAGTGGGCCAGTGACATCCTCTTCAAGCAGTCCAAATCCTCACTGGCCAAGTCATCCTCAAAGCTCTCCTTTGTCAATCGTTTGCGAGGAAAGAAGCACAAACTGCAGAGCAGCTCCAATAAAATCCTGCAGGATACCAGCAACACACGAGAAGCTCCTCAGAACAAA CATGGGAGTACTGACATGTTAGGAGACGAGGGCTTCTTTGACTTGCTGAGTCGTTTTCAGAGCAACAGGATGGATGACCAGCGGTGTGCCATACAGGATGGGAGGAGCCACCTGTCTGTCAATTCTTGTTCTGCCTCCCCACCGACCACACCACCCAGTACCATAAGGAAAT CATTCTCAGAGTCGGCTGCATCACCGGGTCAGGAGCCGTTCCTCAGGCTGTTGGCCAGCGCTCAGGGCCGAAGGCTGGATGAGCAGAGGGCAGGAACCGGAAACAGTCTGCCCGGCCTGCGCACCCTGTCCGAACACAGCAGCACTAGCAACAGACAGATGATCCTCAGCCAGGTCATGGCCAGCACAGATGCCACGGAGCCCGACGATCAGTTCTTTGACATGCTCGTCAAGTGTCAG GGGTCTCGTCTGGATGATCAGAGGTGTGCCCCTCCTCCGCCCTCCTCCCGTGGCCCCACTGTCCCAGATGAAGACTTCTTCAGCCTCATCATGCGTTCACAGGCCAAGAGGATGGACGAGCAGAGAGTCACACTGCCCTCCTGCCGCTGA